ACATAAAATCATGATTAAGCGGTTTTATAGCCCGTTAGAGCCATTTTTGAAGCCAAACAAGGTTCTGGTTCTCTATGGACCACGGCGGGTGGGGAAAACAACTTTACTGAAGGAACTCCTGGATACGACGTCACTGAAATATCGCTTTGATTCTGGGGAAAATATCCGCGTCCAGGAAATATTGGGGTCGAATGATTTTCAGGCGATCAAGGAATACTTGGCCGGATACGAACTGCTCGCGATTGACGAAGCGCAGCAGATTCCCAATATCGGTCGCGGGCTGAAAATCATCGTTGATAGCATTCCCGGTATCAAAGTCATCGTGACGGGATCATCGAGTTTTGACTTGTTCAATCAGGTCGGCGAGCCGCTCGTGGGCAGAAAGACGACACTGACGCTCTATCCGTTTGCGCAGTGTGAACTGGCGGAGAGTTTCAATACGTCTGATCTCAAGGAGCGACTGGAGGAATTTCTGCTCTTCGGTTCCTACCCAGATGTACTGGTAGCGTACACACGGGAGCAGAAGATCACGTTTCTCAACGACATCGTTGACGCGTATCTTCTGAAGGACGTCTTGGCACTCGATGGCGTGAAGAAATCGAGGACGCTCGTCGATCTCGTCAAACTGCTCGCGCTGCAGGTGGGAAATGAGGTTTCTTTGAATGAGCTCTCCAATACTCTGGATACCAATATCCGGACGATTGAGAAATATCTAGACATTCTGGAAAAAGGCTTTGTGATCGTGTCGCTCGGCGCATTGAAGCGGAATCTCCGCAATGAGGTGCGGAGCAAGCGGAAGTACTATTTCTACGATACCGGCGTCCGGAACGCGCTTCTGTCCCAATTCAATCGTCTGTCGGAACGGAATGACGTCGGAGCACTGTGGGAGAACTTCCTCTTCATTGAACGCTTGAAGAAAAGCACGTATCAGCAGCACTATGCAAACCGATATTATTGGCGGACCTACGAGCAGCAGGAGATTGACTATATCGAGGAGTATGGAGGAGCGCTCCACGCGTATGAGTTCAAGTGGAACAAAGAGAAAGCGCCGCTCCCAAAAAAGTTTTTGGACGCGTACGGACAGTCTTCTTTCGATGTGGTGACAAAAGAGAATTATTGGGATTTTTTGGTTCGGCTGAGTTCGTGAGCGAGTCCAGAGCGGAATATGCTGTGATCAATACTTCAAACTTTCGACAATTTCTCGCACCGTTGTAATCGCATGCAGTAAAGTTCGCCACCCGCCGCGCCGACGGGGCTTGCCGTCGAGTAATCGAAGGCGGGCAGGGTTATTTTTTTTGGGGGGGTACAGTGAGTGTCGCAGTGTTATTTGGAGGTTCGACCTCCAAGTGGATTGGAGGCTGGTTGGATCCATAATCGTATCATTTTGATAAGAATTCCAGCTTGATTGCCAGTCTATTTTTGGCTACAATAGTGGCATGTCTACATATCCGGTCTCAGCGATAGTTTTTCGGCAGAGCCTTTTTTGGGATGCAGATCCCAAAAGACTCGATACCGAGAAAAATGCCCGTTATATCATCGAGCGGGTGCTTGATTTCGGGAACGCTGAAGAGATACGCTGGCTCTTCCAGCGGTATCTCTCGGAACAGGGAAAGTGGGTGACGACGCTTTGGGAAAAGGGGACATTGTACGGACTCTTTCTGGGAGCCAAGGTGAGTTTCATTGCGTATCCTTC
This is a stretch of genomic DNA from Candidatus Moraniibacteriota bacterium. It encodes these proteins:
- a CDS encoding ATP-binding protein yields the protein MIKRFYSPLEPFLKPNKVLVLYGPRRVGKTTLLKELLDTTSLKYRFDSGENIRVQEILGSNDFQAIKEYLAGYELLAIDEAQQIPNIGRGLKIIVDSIPGIKVIVTGSSSFDLFNQVGEPLVGRKTTLTLYPFAQCELAESFNTSDLKERLEEFLLFGSYPDVLVAYTREQKITFLNDIVDAYLLKDVLALDGVKKSRTLVDLVKLLALQVGNEVSLNELSNTLDTNIRTIEKYLDILEKGFVIVSLGALKRNLRNEVRSKRKYYFYDTGVRNALLSQFNRLSERNDVGALWENFLFIERLKKSTYQQHYANRYYWRTYEQQEIDYIEEYGGALHAYEFKWNKEKAPLPKKFLDAYGQSSFDVVTKENYWDFLVRLSS
- a CDS encoding nucleotidyl transferase AbiEii/AbiGii toxin family protein; translation: MSTYPVSAIVFRQSLFWDADPKRLDTEKNARYIIERVLDFGNAEEIRWLFQRYLSEQGKWVTTLWEKGTLYGLFLGAKVSFIAYPSFRPLDDRVRYQSIHLLSPRDIAAMKIVAVSQRGKKRDFFDLYWLAHHGIPLKEAILGALE